One window from the genome of Anabaena sphaerica FACHB-251 encodes:
- a CDS encoding MBOAT family O-acyltransferase — MKFISIFYGLFLLSILGIYWTVAEQKLRLWTLLVASIVFYSSWHIQYLPLLLVLTFINFRIGLEIGKNTSPGKHSQDWQISNEEWQISQSDWNLNRLKLLWFGVILNVGLLLSFKYLPILLKWIFNIPLNSPDVPFKLITPLGISFFTFECIAYLIDVYRGAPATEQFLKFATYKLFFAKLISGPITRYHNLAVQFNTAPFPNVDRWAEALWLIARGAVKKGILADNLGIFVDLCFGNLQRAGSTDLWLATFAYGLQLYLDFNGYVDIARGSALLFGLVLPENFDFPYFSTSIADFWRRWHITLGDWLRNYLYFPLGGSRKGLMLTCINLLIVMLVAGIWHGSAWGFVIWGALHGIALAVHRLTDAMSDRFKILNLFWQNPLGIIFAWLLTQFMVFTSWIWFRLPNLQDSALVVQHLWGHTADAQFAEKVYVEALNSNQQELCLLLVVLAVFMSITYAFKRGMKLEFSWPIKLVFVPLCFYAVWLLAPEGSLPYIYFDF; from the coding sequence TTACGATTATGGACATTACTTGTAGCTAGTATAGTATTCTACTCATCTTGGCATATTCAATACTTGCCGTTACTTTTGGTACTTACTTTTATTAACTTTCGTATAGGTCTAGAAATTGGCAAAAATACCTCACCAGGTAAACATTCCCAAGACTGGCAAATTTCTAATGAAGAGTGGCAAATATCCCAATCTGACTGGAATCTGAACCGTCTTAAGCTTTTGTGGTTTGGTGTAATCTTAAATGTAGGACTCCTATTAAGTTTTAAGTATCTACCTATTTTATTAAAATGGATTTTTAACATACCTTTAAACTCACCAGATGTACCTTTTAAATTAATTACACCCTTGGGAATTTCCTTTTTTACATTTGAGTGTATCGCTTATTTAATAGATGTCTATCGTGGTGCGCCAGCTACTGAGCAATTTTTGAAATTTGCTACCTACAAATTATTTTTCGCTAAACTAATTTCCGGACCAATTACTCGTTACCATAACTTAGCAGTTCAATTCAATACAGCACCATTTCCTAATGTTGATAGATGGGCAGAGGCGTTGTGGTTAATTGCTAGAGGTGCTGTTAAAAAAGGTATTCTGGCAGATAATCTGGGAATTTTTGTTGATTTATGTTTCGGTAATTTGCAAAGAGCAGGTAGTACAGATTTATGGTTAGCTACCTTTGCTTACGGCTTGCAATTATATTTAGATTTTAACGGTTATGTAGATATTGCCCGTGGTAGTGCTTTACTTTTTGGTTTAGTTCTGCCTGAAAATTTTGATTTTCCTTACTTCAGCACCAGCATTGCAGATTTTTGGCGACGTTGGCATATCACCTTGGGTGACTGGTTACGTAATTATCTATACTTTCCTTTGGGCGGTTCCCGTAAGGGTTTGATGCTTACCTGTATCAATTTATTAATTGTGATGCTAGTTGCTGGCATTTGGCACGGTTCCGCTTGGGGTTTTGTGATTTGGGGCGCGTTGCATGGTATAGCCTTAGCTGTTCATCGTCTGACAGATGCCATGAGCGATCGCTTTAAAATCCTGAATCTCTTCTGGCAAAACCCACTAGGTATTATTTTCGCTTGGTTGTTAACCCAGTTTATGGTTTTCACATCCTGGATTTGGTTCCGTCTTCCCAACCTTCAAGATTCTGCTTTAGTCGTACAGCACCTTTGGGGTCATACTGCTGATGCACAATTTGCCGAAAAAGTCTATGTTGAAGCGTTGAACAGTAACCAACAGGAACTATGTTTGTTATTGGTAGTTCTAGCTGTATTTATGAGTATAACCTATGCCTTTAAGCGAGGGATGAAGTTAGAGTTTAGCTGGCCTATCAAACTTGTTTTTGTCCCTTTATGCTTCTACGCCGTATGGTTACTAGCTCCTGAAGGCAGTTTACCTTATATCTATTTTGATTTTTAG
- the psbA gene encoding photosystem II q(b) protein: MTTTIQQRSTANVWDRFCEWITSTENRIYIGWFGVLMIPTLLAATTCFIIAFIAAPPVDIDGIREPVAGSLIYGNNIISGAVVPSSNAIGLHFYPIWEAASLDEWLYNGGPYQLVIFHFLIGCACYLGRQWELSYRLGMRPWICVAYSAPLASATAVFLIYPIGQGSFSDGMPLGISGTFNFMIVFQAEHNILMHPFHMLGVAGVFGGSLFSAMHGSLVTSSLVRETTETESQNYGYKFGQEEETYNIVAAHGYFGRLIFQYASFNNSRSLHFFLAAWPVVGIWFTALGISTMAFNLNGFNFNQSIIDSQGRVIGTWADVINRANLGMEVMHERNAHNFPLDLAAGEVAPVALTAPAING, from the coding sequence ATGACCACAACCATTCAACAGCGTTCAACCGCTAACGTATGGGATCGCTTTTGCGAGTGGATCACCAGCACCGAAAACCGTATCTACATCGGTTGGTTCGGCGTACTGATGATTCCTACCCTGTTAGCTGCTACTACCTGCTTCATAATTGCATTTATCGCTGCGCCTCCCGTTGACATCGACGGTATCCGTGAGCCAGTTGCAGGTTCTTTAATATACGGAAACAACATCATCTCTGGTGCAGTTGTTCCTTCTTCTAACGCTATTGGTTTGCACTTCTACCCAATCTGGGAAGCAGCTTCCTTAGATGAGTGGTTGTACAACGGCGGTCCTTACCAATTGGTAATTTTCCACTTCTTGATCGGTTGCGCTTGCTACTTAGGTCGTCAGTGGGAATTGTCTTACCGCTTAGGTATGCGTCCTTGGATCTGTGTAGCTTACTCTGCACCTTTGGCATCTGCTACCGCAGTATTCTTGATCTACCCAATCGGTCAAGGTTCATTCTCCGACGGTATGCCTTTGGGTATCTCCGGTACATTCAACTTCATGATCGTGTTCCAAGCTGAACACAACATCTTGATGCACCCCTTCCATATGTTGGGTGTAGCTGGTGTATTCGGTGGTTCCTTGTTCTCTGCAATGCACGGTTCTTTGGTAACTTCCTCCTTGGTTCGTGAAACAACCGAAACCGAATCTCAAAACTACGGTTACAAATTCGGTCAAGAAGAAGAAACCTACAACATCGTTGCTGCTCACGGTTACTTCGGTCGCTTGATTTTCCAATACGCTTCATTCAACAACAGCCGTTCCTTACACTTCTTCTTGGCTGCATGGCCAGTAGTTGGTATCTGGTTCACCGCTTTGGGCATCAGCACCATGGCGTTCAACTTGAACGGTTTCAACTTCAACCAATCCATCATTGATTCTCAAGGTCGTGTAATCGGTACTTGGGCTGATGTAATCAACCGCGCTAACTTGGGTATGGAAGTAATGCACGAGCGCAACGCTCACAACTTCCCCTTAGACTTGGCTGCTGGTGAAGTTGCTCCTGTTGCTTTGACTGCTCCTGCAATCAACGGCTAA